From the Aquitalea magnusonii genome, one window contains:
- a CDS encoding flavin reductase family protein, which translates to MQAFVTVELAKSYRLLNHGPTVLVSSAHAGKQNVMAAAWAMPLDFDPPKVLVVVDKATHTRELMEASGEFVLNVPCRAQAEQVLTAGSCSGKEVDKFAVSGLTALPGEAVAAPHVDGCIAYLECRIISEPHNQQQYDLFIGEVLAAKADADVWHDGHWQFDGHDDKRSLHYIAGGNFFSIGEQFSVSADKSAD; encoded by the coding sequence ATGCAAGCGTTTGTCACTGTTGAGCTGGCCAAAAGCTATCGCCTGCTGAACCACGGCCCGACCGTGCTGGTTTCCTCAGCCCACGCGGGCAAACAAAACGTGATGGCGGCCGCCTGGGCCATGCCGCTGGACTTTGACCCGCCCAAGGTGCTGGTGGTGGTGGACAAGGCCACCCATACCCGTGAACTGATGGAAGCTTCCGGCGAATTTGTGCTGAACGTCCCCTGCCGCGCCCAGGCTGAACAGGTATTGACCGCAGGCAGTTGCAGCGGCAAGGAGGTGGACAAGTTTGCCGTCAGCGGCCTGACCGCCCTGCCCGGCGAAGCCGTGGCAGCACCACATGTGGACGGCTGCATCGCGTATCTGGAATGCCGCATCATCAGCGAGCCGCACAATCAGCAGCAATATGACCTGTTTATCGGCGAAGTGCTGGCCGCCAAGGCCGACGCCGATGTCTGGCACGACGGCCATTGGCAGTTTGACGGCCATGATGACAAGCGCAGCCTGCACTACATTGCCGGTGGCAACTTCTTCAGCATTGGCGAACAGTTCAGCGTAAGTGCCGACAAGTCGGCCGACTGA
- a CDS encoding aspartate aminotransferase family protein: MSTRHGINWDKALQLHAAERQRFIAARPQSQQLSARADQHLLFGVPLHWMDDWSTPFTLYVKQAQGASFEDVDGNRYVDFCLGDTGAMFGHGPAPVARAVAAQAARGITTMLPSEDAVWVATELARRFGLPYWQFAMTATDANRFALRWARAATGRQQLLVFNGCYHGTIDDVFVDLVDGKPVQRASLLGQVYDLKQYTRVVEFNDLAALEAALQDGQVACLLAEPAMTNIGMVLPESGFWEAAQALCRRYGTLLILDETHTISTGMGGYTRAHGLTPDMMVLGKPMGGGVPCAVYGFSAEMAQRAQQAKREAVPGHSGIGTTLTANMLAMAAMRANLAEVMTEQAYAHMFALAEQLAAGLRAVIARHALPWCVTQVGARTEFQFCATPPRNGSEADAILDSDMEHIIHLFLLNRGLLITPFHNMLLVCPQTTVAEVEQLVAAFDSFVQQVL, translated from the coding sequence ATGAGCACACGTCACGGCATCAACTGGGACAAGGCGCTGCAACTGCACGCCGCCGAGCGTCAGCGTTTTATCGCGGCACGCCCGCAATCACAGCAACTGTCGGCCCGTGCCGACCAGCACCTGCTGTTTGGCGTGCCACTGCACTGGATGGATGACTGGTCCACCCCCTTCACCCTGTATGTGAAGCAGGCGCAAGGTGCCAGTTTTGAAGATGTGGATGGCAATCGCTACGTCGACTTTTGCCTGGGTGACACCGGTGCCATGTTCGGCCACGGCCCGGCCCCGGTCGCGCGTGCGGTGGCCGCGCAGGCCGCGCGCGGCATCACCACCATGCTGCCGTCGGAAGATGCGGTCTGGGTGGCGACGGAGCTGGCACGGCGCTTTGGCCTGCCGTACTGGCAATTTGCCATGACCGCCACCGATGCCAACCGCTTTGCCCTGCGCTGGGCGCGGGCCGCCACCGGCCGCCAGCAGTTATTGGTATTCAATGGCTGCTACCACGGCACCATTGACGATGTGTTTGTCGACCTGGTGGATGGCAAGCCGGTGCAGCGCGCCAGCCTGCTGGGGCAGGTATACGACCTCAAGCAATACACCCGCGTGGTGGAATTTAACGATCTGGCTGCGCTGGAAGCAGCGTTGCAAGATGGTCAGGTAGCTTGCCTGCTGGCCGAACCTGCCATGACCAATATCGGCATGGTGCTGCCAGAATCGGGCTTCTGGGAGGCAGCACAGGCGCTATGCCGCCGCTACGGCACGCTGTTGATTCTGGATGAAACCCATACCATCAGCACCGGCATGGGCGGCTATACCCGCGCCCACGGCCTGACGCCGGACATGATGGTGCTGGGCAAGCCCATGGGCGGCGGCGTGCCGTGTGCGGTGTATGGTTTTTCCGCGGAAATGGCTCAGCGGGCGCAGCAGGCCAAGCGCGAAGCGGTGCCGGGCCACAGCGGCATCGGCACCACGCTGACCGCCAATATGCTGGCCATGGCGGCAATGCGTGCCAATCTGGCCGAGGTGATGACCGAACAAGCCTATGCCCACATGTTTGCGCTGGCCGAACAATTGGCCGCCGGCTTGCGTGCGGTGATTGCCCGTCATGCGCTGCCCTGGTGCGTGACGCAGGTGGGGGCGCGTACCGAGTTCCAGTTCTGCGCCACCCCGCCGCGCAATGGCAGCGAGGCGGACGCGATTTTGGATAGCGACATGGAGCACATCATCCACCTGTTCCTGCTCAATCGCGGCCTGTTGATCACACCTTTCCACAATATGTTGCTGGTGTGTCCGCAGACCACGGTGGCGGAAGTCGAGCAACTGGTGGCGGCATTCGACAGCTTTGTTCAGCAGGTACTGTAA
- a CDS encoding glutamine synthetase family protein, with the protein MHEHLQHFIREHNIHEVECVIPDMTGVARGKIVPKDLFLAEESMKMSKAVLTITVNGEFAEFERFVGANDPDMVCVPDASSIRLVPWAIEPVAVVIHDCEDFDGQPVGISPRAVLRKVLALYAARGWQPVVAPEMEFYLIRQNSNPHEPLRPPTGRAGRSEVGRQSFSIDAVNDFDPFFQELSTFCQQAQLNVETLIHEVGACQMEINFTHGNALELADQVFLFKRAVRETAYRHNIFATFMAKPMEGEPGSAMHIHQSIVSSASGENIFSAADGSATPLFFHHIGGMQKYLPMVMPMLAPYVNSYRRLSRHAAAPINVRWGYDNRTCGIRIPPSGPGARRLENRVPGVDVNPYLAMAATLACGYLGMVQGLTPSEPMSDSAYDLDFELPRSLEDAVALMQDCPELSEILGEQFVQAFCAVKEKEFETFNRGITAWEREHLQLHV; encoded by the coding sequence GCATGAGCATTTGCAGCACTTCATTCGCGAGCACAACATCCATGAGGTGGAGTGCGTCATTCCGGACATGACCGGTGTGGCGCGGGGCAAGATAGTCCCCAAGGATCTGTTCCTGGCGGAAGAGAGCATGAAGATGTCCAAGGCGGTGCTTACCATTACCGTCAATGGTGAGTTTGCCGAGTTTGAACGCTTTGTCGGGGCCAATGATCCGGACATGGTGTGTGTGCCGGACGCCTCTTCCATCCGGCTGGTGCCCTGGGCGATCGAGCCGGTGGCGGTGGTGATACACGATTGCGAGGATTTTGACGGTCAGCCGGTTGGCATTTCCCCGCGCGCGGTATTGCGCAAGGTGCTGGCGCTGTATGCCGCACGTGGCTGGCAGCCGGTGGTGGCGCCGGAGATGGAGTTTTACCTGATCCGCCAGAACAGCAATCCACACGAACCGCTACGTCCGCCCACTGGCCGTGCCGGGCGCTCCGAAGTAGGGCGGCAGTCCTTCTCCATCGATGCCGTCAACGATTTCGACCCCTTCTTCCAGGAGCTGTCCACTTTCTGCCAGCAAGCGCAACTGAATGTGGAAACACTGATTCATGAAGTGGGTGCCTGCCAGATGGAAATCAATTTCACCCATGGCAATGCACTGGAACTGGCCGACCAAGTGTTCCTGTTCAAGCGCGCGGTGCGCGAAACCGCTTACCGTCACAATATCTTTGCCACTTTCATGGCCAAGCCGATGGAAGGCGAGCCTGGCAGTGCCATGCATATCCATCAAAGCATTGTCAGCAGCGCCAGTGGCGAGAATATCTTCTCGGCGGCAGACGGCAGCGCAACTCCCTTGTTCTTCCACCATATTGGCGGCATGCAGAAATACCTGCCCATGGTGATGCCCATGCTGGCACCTTACGTCAATTCCTATCGCCGGCTCAGTCGTCATGCGGCAGCGCCCATCAATGTGCGCTGGGGCTATGACAACCGTACCTGCGGCATCCGCATTCCGCCGTCCGGCCCCGGTGCGCGCCGACTGGAAAACCGGGTGCCGGGCGTGGATGTGAACCCCTATCTGGCCATGGCGGCCACGCTGGCTTGCGGCTACCTGGGCATGGTGCAGGGGCTGACTCCCAGCGAGCCGATGAGCGACAGCGCCTACGACCTGGATTTCGAGCTGCCGCGCAGCCTGGAAGATGCCGTGGCGCTGATGCAGGACTGCCCCGAGCTGTCGGAAATCCTGGGTGAGCAATTTGTGCAAGCCTTCTGCGCGGTGAAGGAGAAGGAATTCGAAACCTTCAATCGCGGGATCACCGCCTGGGAACGCGAACACCTGCAGCTGCACGTATGA